The following proteins are encoded in a genomic region of Arachis ipaensis cultivar K30076 chromosome B02, Araip1.1, whole genome shotgun sequence:
- the LOC107625197 gene encoding RAN GTPase-activating protein 1: MDSTAQTYQHRPLSIKLWPPSQGTRLMLAERMTKNLTTPSIFSRKYGLLSKEEAEEDAKQIEEIAFTTATQHFEKEPDGDGSFAVQIYAKESSKLMLDVLKRGPRVKEDGVLVSEKVTVTGETVFDISGGRRAFIDAEEATELLEPLRAPNSYTKICFSNRSFGLEAAQVAEPILLSIKNQLKEVDLSDFIAGRPEAEALEVMTIFSSALEGCVLRYLNLSNNAMGEKGVRAFRSLLKSQNNLEELYLMNDGISEEAAKAVSELIPSTEKLRVLHFHNNMTGDEGAIAISEIVKRSAALEDFHCSSTRVGSDGGVVLAEALGTCKHLKKLDLRDNMFGVEAGVALSKAVLGFVDLTEIYLSYLNLEDDGAEALAIALKESAPSLEVLDMAGNDITTNVAASLAECISSKQFLAKLNLSENELKDEGTILISKALEEGHDQLLEVDLSTNSITMSGARVLAKAVVQKPRFKLLNINANFISDEGIEELKDIFKSLPDMLGPLDENDPEGEDIDEEAEEDADRDELESKLKSLEI; encoded by the coding sequence ATGGATTCCACAGCACAGACATACCAACATCGCCCACTTTCAATCAAGTTATGGCCCCCTAGCCAGGGTACTAGGCTAATGCTTGCTGAACGAATGACCAAGAACCTTACAACCCCATCCATTTTCTCTAGAAAGTATGGGCTGCTTAGCAAAGAAGAGGCCGAGGAGGATGCTAAGCAAATTGAAGAAATTGCTTTTACGACTGCAACCCAGCACTTTGAGAAGGAGCCTGATGGTGATGGGAGTTTTGCAGTGCAAATTTATGCCAAGGAATCGAGTAAGCTCATGTTGGACGTTTTGAAAAGAGGTCCGAGAGTGAAGGAGGATGGAGTATTGGTATCTGAAAAGGTCACTGTAACCGGTGAAACTGTTTTTGACATATCTGGTGGTCGCAGAGCCTTCATTGATGCAGAAGAGGCTACAGAACTGTTGGAGCCATTGAGGGCACCAAACTCTTATACTAAGATATGTTTCAGCAACAGAAGTTTTGGCTTGGAAGCTGCTCAAGTTGCTGAACCCATCCTACTGtcaattaagaatcaattgaaggAAGTGGACCTGTCGGATTTTATTGCTGGCAGGCCGGAAGCAGAAGCTCTTGAAGTGATGACTATATTCTCCTCTGCACTGGAAGGTTGTGTTTTAAGGTACCTTAACCTGTCAAATAATGCCATGGGTGAAAAGGGAGTTAGAGCATTTCGGTCCCTcctaaaatcacaaaataacTTGGAGGAGCTTTATTTAATGAATGATGGTATATCAGAGGAAGCTGCAAAAGCAGTATCTGAATTAATTCCTTCAACCGAGAAGCTCAGGGTTCTTCATTTTCATAATAACATGACTGGAGATGAAGGGGCAATTGCTATTTCTGAAATTGTGAAACGATCTGCAGCTTTGGAAGATTTTCATTGTTCATCTACCAGGGTAGGTTCTGATGGTGGTGTTGTCCTGGCTGAGGCACTTGGAACTTGTAAACACTTGAAGAAGCTTGACTTGCGTGACAACATGTTTGGTGTGGAAGCTGGAGTCGCCCTGAGTAAAGCTGTACTTGGATTTGTTGATCTGACGGAGATATACCTTAGTTATTTGAACTTGGAGGATGATGGTGCAGAAGCCCTTGCAATTGCATTGAAGGAATCTGCACCATCGCTGGAAGTATTGGATATGGCTGGAAATGACATTACTACAAATGTTGCTGCTTCTCTAGCTGAATGTATATCATCAAAACAGTTCCTTGCCAAGTTGAATTTGTCTGAGAATGAACTGAAGGATGAAGGAACAATTTTGATCAGCAAGGCATTGGAAGAGGGTCATGACCAGTTACTTGAGGTTGATTTGAGTACAAATTCAATTACTATGTCCGGAGCTAGGGTTTTGGCTAAAGCTGTTGTGCAAAAACCTAGATTTAAGTTGCTAAACATTAATGCTAACTTCATATCTGATGAAGGGATAGAGGAGTTGAAggatatatttaaaagtttaccTGATATGCTGGGTCCTTTGGATGAGAATGATCCTGAAGGAGAAGACATTGATGAGGAGGCTGAAGAAGATGCGGATCGCGATGAATTGGAATCAAAACTGAAGAGCCTTGAGATTTAG